From one Comamonas piscis genomic stretch:
- a CDS encoding efflux RND transporter permease subunit — MWFTRLSLNNPVLATMMMAALVVLGLFSLQRLKVDQFPNIDFPVVVITVDYPGAAPEIVESEVTKKIEEAVNAVAGISALTSRSYEGTAVIIMEFQISVDGRRAAEDVREKIAAVRPLLRDEVKDPRVIRFDPADAAVWSLALLPDPSRGTPPSAIAMTSWADQVLKKRLENVRGVGAVNLVGGTPREINVYLNPQQMEALSISASEVADAVRRENQDLPLGSVRSRDQDRLVQIDSRMKRPEDFNQIIVARRNGAPIYLHQVARVQDGAQELKNLALYNGGRTLLLSIQKTQEENTIEVVDGLRRAAAEITPELPPGLRLEPIADASRPIRVAVDNVRETLVEGAVLTVLIVFLFLRSWRSTVITGLTLPISIIGTFFFMYAFGFTINMVTLMALSLCVGLLIDDAIVVRENIVRHLQMGKSAYRAALEGTQEIGLAVLATTLSIVAVFLPIGFMGGIIGKFFHEFGLTIVVAVLLSMFVSFTLDPMLSSVWHDPSVHKGGKPASNRFARALDRALAGFEAATEQLSAGYQRLLAWALGHRFTSLLVALAIFVLSLLLLPLLGTEFVPRADFSETQIRFNVPVGASVEATEARARQVEEAVRRNPAVRYTLTTINTGNANGKNYASMYVRLVDRSQRSQDVQQISASLRAELNQIAGIQVTHVGLLEAVGGQKQVEFSLQGPDLQELERLARQVSERLRHIPGLVDLDSSVLEREPIVQLQFNRDAASDLGLPMGQVATALRTLVEGDTVGNWRAGDNQTYDVRVRLAPEARENPQMLAQLPLTAMGANGQPHTVRLSQLATLTETTGPNRINRRAMNREVAFNANANQRSAGEVAADIRAVLEQTTFPPGYRYEFAGSTKNMQESFGYALSALALAVIFIYMILASQFRSFLQPLALMTSLPLTLIGVVLTLMMFGTTLSMFSIIGVILLMGLVTKNAILLVDFAIRARQPHQDDNGQAVPGLPREQALLLAARVRLRPILMTTLAMVFGMVPLAFAMSEGAEQRAPLGQAVIGGVVTSSLLTLVVVPVVYCYLDDFAKWAAQKWRRPAMEP, encoded by the coding sequence ATGTGGTTCACCCGCCTCAGTCTGAACAACCCGGTGCTGGCCACGATGATGATGGCGGCGCTGGTGGTGCTGGGCCTGTTTTCGCTGCAGCGCCTCAAGGTGGACCAGTTCCCAAACATCGACTTCCCGGTGGTGGTAATCACGGTCGATTACCCCGGTGCCGCGCCTGAGATTGTCGAGAGCGAGGTCACCAAGAAGATCGAGGAAGCGGTCAACGCGGTCGCCGGCATCAGCGCCCTCACCTCGCGCAGCTACGAGGGCACGGCCGTCATCATCATGGAGTTCCAGATCTCTGTGGACGGGCGCCGGGCGGCCGAGGATGTGCGCGAGAAGATCGCCGCTGTGCGCCCCTTGCTGCGCGACGAGGTCAAAGACCCGCGCGTGATCCGCTTTGACCCGGCCGATGCGGCCGTCTGGTCGCTGGCCCTGCTGCCCGACCCCAGCCGGGGCACACCGCCCAGCGCGATTGCGATGACCTCCTGGGCCGATCAGGTGCTGAAAAAGCGGCTGGAGAACGTGCGCGGCGTGGGCGCCGTGAACCTGGTGGGCGGCACGCCGCGCGAGATCAATGTCTACCTGAACCCGCAGCAGATGGAGGCGCTGTCCATCTCGGCCAGCGAAGTGGCCGACGCGGTGCGCCGCGAAAACCAGGATCTGCCGTTGGGTTCGGTGCGCTCACGCGATCAGGACCGGCTGGTGCAGATCGACTCGCGCATGAAGCGGCCCGAGGACTTCAACCAGATCATCGTGGCTCGCCGCAATGGCGCGCCTATCTACCTGCACCAGGTCGCCCGCGTGCAGGATGGCGCGCAGGAGCTAAAGAACCTGGCCCTGTACAACGGCGGCCGCACCCTGCTGCTGTCGATCCAAAAAACGCAGGAAGAGAACACCATCGAGGTGGTCGATGGCCTGCGCCGTGCGGCGGCCGAGATCACGCCCGAGCTGCCACCGGGCCTGCGACTGGAGCCGATTGCCGATGCATCGCGGCCGATACGAGTGGCCGTCGACAATGTGCGCGAGACCCTGGTTGAGGGCGCCGTGCTCACTGTGCTGATCGTGTTTCTGTTCCTGCGCTCCTGGCGCTCGACGGTCATCACCGGGCTAACCCTGCCGATCTCGATCATCGGCACCTTCTTCTTCATGTACGCCTTTGGCTTCACCATCAATATGGTGACCTTGATGGCCTTGTCGCTGTGCGTGGGCCTGCTGATCGATGACGCCATCGTCGTGCGGGAGAACATCGTGCGCCACCTGCAGATGGGAAAATCCGCCTACCGCGCGGCGCTGGAAGGTACGCAGGAGATTGGCCTGGCCGTTCTGGCCACCACCTTGTCGATCGTGGCGGTGTTTCTGCCGATCGGCTTTATGGGCGGCATCATCGGCAAGTTCTTCCATGAGTTTGGCCTGACCATCGTCGTTGCGGTGCTGCTGTCGATGTTTGTCAGCTTCACCTTGGACCCGATGCTCTCCAGCGTCTGGCATGACCCCAGCGTCCACAAAGGCGGCAAGCCCGCGTCCAACCGGTTCGCACGCGCGCTGGACCGGGCACTGGCCGGGTTTGAGGCGGCCACCGAGCAGTTGAGCGCCGGCTACCAGCGCCTGCTCGCCTGGGCGCTCGGCCACCGCTTCACCAGTCTGTTGGTGGCGCTGGCCATCTTTGTCCTCAGCCTGCTGTTGCTGCCCTTGCTGGGCACTGAATTTGTGCCGCGTGCGGATTTCTCCGAAACTCAGATCCGCTTCAATGTGCCGGTCGGCGCATCGGTTGAAGCCACCGAGGCAAGGGCCCGCCAGGTCGAAGAAGCGGTGCGCCGCAACCCTGCTGTGCGCTACACCCTGACCACCATCAACACCGGCAATGCCAATGGCAAGAACTACGCCAGCATGTATGTGCGCTTGGTGGACCGCAGCCAGCGTAGCCAGGATGTGCAACAGATATCGGCCAGCCTGCGCGCCGAGCTGAACCAGATCGCCGGCATCCAGGTCACCCACGTGGGCCTGCTGGAGGCCGTGGGCGGCCAAAAGCAAGTGGAATTCTCGCTGCAAGGCCCGGATCTGCAAGAGCTCGAACGCCTGGCACGCCAGGTGAGTGAGCGCCTGCGGCACATCCCCGGCTTGGTGGACCTGGACAGCAGCGTGCTGGAGCGCGAGCCCATTGTGCAGCTGCAGTTCAACCGCGATGCGGCATCGGACCTGGGCCTGCCGATGGGCCAGGTGGCCACGGCACTGCGTACCCTGGTCGAAGGCGACACGGTGGGCAACTGGCGTGCGGGAGATAACCAAACCTATGACGTGCGGGTGCGCCTGGCACCCGAAGCACGTGAGAACCCGCAGATGCTGGCCCAGCTGCCGCTGACGGCGATGGGCGCCAATGGCCAGCCGCACACGGTGCGCCTGAGCCAGCTGGCAACCTTGACGGAAACCACCGGCCCCAACCGCATCAACCGCCGGGCGATGAACCGCGAAGTCGCCTTCAATGCCAACGCCAACCAGCGCAGCGCCGGCGAGGTGGCGGCCGATATCCGCGCGGTGCTGGAGCAAACCACCTTCCCGCCCGGTTACCGCTACGAGTTTGCTGGCAGCACCAAGAACATGCAGGAGTCTTTCGGCTATGCGCTGTCTGCATTGGCCCTGGCGGTGATCTTTATCTACATGATCCTGGCCAGCCAGTTCCGCAGCTTTTTGCAGCCCCTTGCGCTGATGACCTCGCTGCCGCTGACCTTGATTGGCGTGGTGCTCACCTTGATGATGTTTGGCACCACCTTGTCGATGTTCTCCATCATCGGCGTCATCTTGCTGATGGGCCTGGTCACCAAGAATGCGATCTTGCTGGTGGACTTTGCGATACGCGCCCGCCAGCCCCACCAGGACGACAACGGCCAGGCTGTGCCCGGCCTGCCGCGCGAGCAGGCCTTGCTGCTGGCCGCCCGGGTGAGGCTGCGCCCTATTTTGATGACCACCTTGGCGATGGTGTTCGGCATGGTGCCCCTGGCCTTTGCGATGAGCGAAGGCGCCGAACAGCGCGCGCCGCTGGGCCAGGCGGTCATTGGCGGGGTGGTCACCTCGTCGCTGTTGACCTTGGTGGTGGTGCCCGTTGTCTACTGCTACCTCGATGATTTTGCGAAATGGGCCGCCCAAAAGTGGCGGCGCCCCGCTATGGAACCCTAA
- a CDS encoding protein-L-isoaspartate O-methyltransferase family protein has protein sequence MSLPLNMSPSTDDKYRAARYNMVEQQVRPWSLGDQQVLELIGTLRREEFVPDGLQDMAFMDIQLPLLGDDGEVAIANGHCMLPPRVEARVLQDLKLQPHENVLEIGTGSGYMAALMSRLAKQVTSLEIEPALVELARANLHRAQIKNVDVVLEDGSNAQAIGGSYDVIVLSGSVYEVPPALLDKLKEGGRLIAFVGSEPMMRTTVYTRTQGKLTISQPWDTVVARLKGFAEAPRFKF, from the coding sequence ATGAGTTTGCCACTGAACATGTCCCCCAGCACGGATGATAAATACCGCGCAGCACGCTACAACATGGTGGAGCAGCAAGTGCGCCCCTGGAGCTTGGGCGACCAACAGGTGCTGGAACTGATCGGCACCCTGCGCCGTGAAGAGTTCGTGCCCGATGGCCTGCAGGACATGGCATTCATGGACATCCAGCTGCCTTTGCTGGGCGATGACGGCGAAGTCGCCATCGCCAACGGCCACTGCATGCTGCCTCCACGCGTCGAAGCACGCGTGCTGCAGGATCTGAAGCTCCAGCCTCATGAAAATGTGCTGGAAATTGGCACCGGCTCGGGCTATATGGCCGCGCTGATGTCGCGCCTGGCCAAGCAGGTGACCTCGCTCGAGATCGAGCCTGCGCTGGTCGAGCTGGCCCGCGCCAACCTGCACCGCGCCCAGATCAAGAATGTCGATGTGGTGCTGGAAGACGGCTCCAACGCCCAGGCCATCGGCGGCAGCTATGACGTGATCGTGCTGAGCGGCTCGGTCTACGAAGTGCCTCCCGCATTGCTCGACAAGCTCAAAGAAGGCGGTCGCCTGATCGCTTTTGTGGGCAGCGAGCCAATGATGCGCACCACCGTTTACACCCGCACGCAAGGCAAGCTGACGATCAGCCAGCCTTGGGACACCGTGGTGGCCCGCCTCAAGGGCTTTGCTGAGGCACCCCGCTTCAAGTTCTGA
- a CDS encoding rhodanese-like domain-containing protein, which translates to MEQIRPAQLNEWLALHADQNPLVLDVREPWELQTASVKAEGFELLNIPMQQIPASLNLLDEDRPIACLCHHGMRSMQVAVFLERQGYTQVSNLTGGIDLWTAERDPSVPRY; encoded by the coding sequence ATGGAGCAAATCCGCCCCGCGCAACTCAATGAATGGCTGGCCCTGCATGCGGACCAGAACCCTTTGGTACTGGATGTGCGTGAGCCCTGGGAGCTGCAGACCGCCTCGGTCAAGGCCGAGGGCTTTGAGCTGCTGAACATTCCCATGCAGCAGATCCCTGCGTCGCTGAATCTGCTCGACGAAGACCGCCCTATCGCCTGCCTCTGCCACCACGGCATGCGCAGCATGCAGGTCGCCGTCTTCCTGGAGCGCCAGGGCTACACCCAGGTCAGCAACCTGACGGGCGGCATCGACCTCTGGACGGCCGAGCGCGACCCCTCGGTGCCACGCTACTAA